One stretch of Mangifera indica cultivar Alphonso chromosome 9, CATAS_Mindica_2.1, whole genome shotgun sequence DNA includes these proteins:
- the LOC123225980 gene encoding S-adenosylmethionine decarboxylase proenzyme-like gives MELPVSAIGFEGFEKRLEVSFFKPGVFADPEGAGFRTFSKDQLDEILKPAACTIVSSLSNEYLDSYVLSESSLFVYPYKVIIKTCGTTKLLLSIPAILKLADSLSLKVQSVRYTRGSFIFPGAQPFPHRSFSEEVVVLDGHFGKFGLESTAYVMGSPDNTKKWHVYSASAKTEKYLDPVYSLEMCMTGLDKKRASVFYKTEASSAAQMTVESGIRKILPKSDICDFEFDPCGYSMNSVERDAISTIHVTPEDGFSYASFETVGYDFEIDQLVPMLERVLACFKPAEFSVSLHSDIVEELATKFPVDLKGYALGEQSFQVLGNGGSLIYYSFTRVDGSSSPRSILKCCWSEDEKDEEVEGNNSSFDIVCCF, from the coding sequence ATGGAATTGCCAGTATCTGCAATTGGATTTGAAGGTTTTGAAAAGAGGCTTGAGGTTTCATTTTTCAAGCCTGGTGTCTTTGCTGATCCTGAAGGTGCTGGTTTTCGCACTTTCTCCAAAGACCAACTGGATGAGATACTGAAACCAGCTGCATGCACTATTGTTTCCTCATTGTCTAACGAGTATCTTGATTCTTACGTGCTCTCGGAATCTAGCCTCTTTGTGTACCCCTACAAAGTTATCATCAAAACTTGTGGTACTACAAAGTTGCTTCTCTCAATCCCTGCCATTCTTAAGTTGGCTGATTCACTCTCCCTCAAGGTTCAATCCGTGAGGTATACTCGTGGAAGCTTCATTTTTCCTGGAGCCCAGCCTTTTCCACATCGTAGTTTCTCTGAAGAAGTAGTTGTCCTGGATGGTCACTTCGGCAAGTTTGGTTTGGAGAGCACTGCTTATGTGATGGGTAGTCCTGACAACACCAAGAAATGGCATGTTTACTCTGCCTCTgctaaaacagaaaaatacTTAGACCCAGTTTACTCTCTTGAAATGTGCATGACTGGCTTAGACAAGAAGAGGGCATCTGTCTTCTACAAAACTGAGGCAAGCTCAGCTGCTCAGATGACTGTTGAATCTGGTATCAGGAAGATTCTTCCAAAATCTGACATATGTGATTTCGAGTTTGACCCTTGTGGCTACTCTATGAATAGCGTTGAAAGGGATGCTATATCGACCATACATGTCACACCTGAAGATGGTTTCAGTTATGCAAGCTTTGAAACCGTtggatatgattttgagatCGACCAGTTGGTCCCCATGCTGGAGAGGGTCCTGGCCTGCTTTAAGCCAGCTGAgttttctgtttctttgcatTCTGACATTGTTGAAGAACTTGCAACAAAGTTCCCTGTGGACTTAAAGGGATATGCTCTTGGAGAACAGAGTTTTCAAGTGCTTGGTAATGGTGGCTCGCTGATCTACTACAGCTTTACCAGAGTTGACGGTTCTTCATCTCCCAGGTCCATTCTGAAATGCTGCTGGAGCGAGGACGAGAAGGACGAGGAAGTTGAGGGAAACAATTCCTCATTTGATattgtttgttgtttttaa
- the LOC123225051 gene encoding uncharacterized protein LOC123225051, producing the protein MDSHGRKKKKVKSKKGSNLQLSENDEMINTVEEKTEKNVPSEKKQRKREKVKADDVSNAVQTKTQDNSIEEIRVKKRNRAKKKKIPKSGNASIGKFGQFGAGDEDGVEKLNGNSKKAKKKKDHESLKEDEDLAEKSIDADQNEVYFISSRDDDSSKGMKKWTTAYHQSRPGLKVLQQRIDEFITAYEAKLEQERKEREALAAEGGWTVVVHHKGRKKTSDTESGITVGSVAQAAVEDKLAKKKKKEVGLDFYRFQRREAQRNEIMMLQSKFEQDRKRILQLRAARKFRPY; encoded by the exons ATGGATAGCCAcgggaggaagaagaaaaaggtcaAGTCTAAGAAGGGAAGCAACCTTCAACTCTCTGAAAACG aTGAAATGATAAATACTGTGGAAGAGAAGACTGAGAAGAATGTACCTTCTGAGAAGAAGcaaaggaaaagagagaaagtgaaAGCTGACGATGTTAGCAATGCTGTTCAGACTAAAACCCAAG ATAATTCAATTGAAGAAATCAGAGTTAAAAAAAGGAACagagcaaagaagaagaagataccAAAAAGTGGTAATGCTTCGATTGGAAAATTTGGTCAGTTTGGTGCTGGGGATGAAGATGGTGTCGAAAAATTAAATG GTAACTCTAAGAAAGCTAAGAAAAAGAAGGATCATGAATCATTGAAGGAGGATGAAGATTTAGCAGAGAAGAGTATAGACGCTGATCAGAATGAAGTTTATTTTATCTCATCCAGGGATGATGACAGCTCAAAAGGAATGAAAA AATGGACCACAGCATACCATCAAAGTAGACCAGGTTTGAAGGTCTTACAACAAAGAATTGATGAGTTTATCACTGCTTATGAAGCAAAACTTGAACAG gaaagaaaagaaagagaagctCTTGCTGCAGAAGGGGGATGGACAGTTGTTGTGCATCataaaggaaggaaaaaaaccTCAGATACTGAAAGTGGAATTACTGTGGGCTCTGTTGCACAGGCTGCTGTGGAGGATAAgcttgccaagaagaagaagaaagaggttGGGCTAGATTTCTATCGTTTTCAAAGAAGGGAGGCCCAAAGGAATG AAATTATGATGCTTCAAAGCAAATTTGAGCAGGATAGAAAGCGAATACTACAATTAAGAGCTGCTAGAAAGTTTCGACCTTATTGA